A section of the Leucoraja erinacea ecotype New England chromosome 31, Leri_hhj_1, whole genome shotgun sequence genome encodes:
- the LOC129711810 gene encoding integrin alpha-M-like, giving the protein MGGQSLPISVSFRYLHRSPVYTWDVIIEEVCCNASAKVTVHDPWPKANQHCTMVECREIHCKLTQLSPNSTVIFTLKGNLTIDGNIQNETGKYLWSLARLDFDRNKFAQIGERMYAEKQACANITTLVEMLETFDFTLYIAGGCAGGIILLIIIGLIFYKVGFFKRRYKATINEGNNQESSMPLNPQSPPPTATGE; this is encoded by the exons atgggTGGACAGTCTCTTCCCATCTCCGTAtcattccgatatctgcacagatCGCCCGTCTATACATGGGATGTGATCATtgaggag GTTTGCTGCAACGCCAGTGCGAAGGTCACAGTTCACGACCCCTGGCCCAAGGCCAACCAG CACTGCACAATGGTGGAGTGTCGGGAGATTCACTGCAAACTCACCCAGCTCTCTCCCAACTCCACAGTCATCTTCACACTGAAAGGGAACTTAACCATTGATGGAAATATCCAG AACGAGACGGGGAAATATTTGTGGAGTTTGGCACGTCTGGATTTTGATCGGAACAAATTCGCTCAAATTGGAGAACGAATGTACGCGGAGAAGCAAGCCTGTGCAAAC ATAACAACATTAGTCGAGATGTTGGAAACTTTCGATTTTACACTCTACATCGCTGGAGGTTGTGCTGGTGGAATAATCCTTTTGATCATTATTGGATTAATTTTTTACAAG GTGGGATTTTTCAAACGTCGCTACAAGGCCACCATAAACGAGGGGAACAACCAGGAAAGTTCCATGCCGTTGAATCCACAGTCTCCTCCTCCAACAGCGACTGGCGAATAA